Proteins found in one Triticum aestivum cultivar Chinese Spring chromosome 4D, IWGSC CS RefSeq v2.1, whole genome shotgun sequence genomic segment:
- the LOC123095962 gene encoding FIP1[V]-like protein, with amino-acid sequence MEDDDEFGDLYTDIVLPTSEPPRPPPPAETPPRAAPAPNPNSAPAPASAAAAAGDEEEDDDDWLLGGGDPLAGVDPTTDWVDEDDDGGAPPAVKREVDAKPPAPAAEDPDPLMGVGADDPGAAIPGLSSSAAAGGAAGSDDWDSDSEDDLQIVLNETDGRRRLGEDEGDDEDGEDLLIVADGPHIPGMEEQEWVEDGTAAGPEGERKEGGEPGKTGPMPGGRIGYSGGGPGFHPQHHSMFKYVRPGAPTGGAPSAPGQFRPPGPPGPFSGRGRGDWRPGAGRGMNKGFHSGYGMTPWGGSGRGFGGGLDFTLPPHKIIFDIDIDTTFEEKPWKYPGAEISDFFNFGLDEEKWKDYCKQLDQSRLESTMQSRIRVYESGRSEQDYDPDLPPELAAAAGHHDVSADNRNKVDNGHTDFSAQGRVPTSNRPAVMTGRPIQVETGYGERFPSADTRTARNRESDSVVIEIVCEPPADDPVVADSSVDQSEKDSQGGKKSNGVEESEVYTPEKTNNSSYNSSLGKAEHTRRLPVSSEGDMLTSDVQVRSPPNYKIRGSPSRGVRLKGRSQGVNPSREAESSNEVPRKTTSSKRRRDTPRDSKPVDDSETKDGLKRSPTVADETTDKLSTEDQFADNDDRLALVDSAEVDADDAISEPHMASDTNEDDNEDHSSKRQKIISKVEQPPGLINSSDQVDLKTLNSENSRGVRSGSSKDHQKRLESGEEVLQDRRSRRVNDVRRHHDGEERDPRRKDVSARDVKPEIERTHLASRGRDDIHHPYGNRDRDIRGKSFDRVRETEILQRREDSMHNRRGKEEDLRLNYNAEVGARHRNKLRPIDRNDRDEDPHPRKLLDDGDWRGSRQRERGDMVLNSRESLDDSHIKRKKDEENTRRMKPENEDAVHGYRGRDDPNRRKRERDDGIDQKRRDDGVRMREKADDRSIVKNKEDSLRQREKDDRQRPKHESTLLLQREEGRGTGRGGRVMDDKIVGGGRKKDESRSALLSKETLERNKQNEPGRRGQGAEENSTQNKGRADVRPRDDNPNNNERNSRQDKINKIHDNNRVSSSSDARQASRDKPRESTRKGRGSVPNEQDLHRSSKRRREDHESHRSGKVEAKGGREQQNGRDHATSSKTSKNPQQHDSFVKQGEEEAMSDDENTDDSRRGRSKLERWTSHKEIDYSTIDNETTHAFPSIKADVQLPTADASGKSDVPAIVVSSDMKNSGDNGQASEMTAEERDRHLDTVERLKRRSERFKLPMPGEKEVPQNKKVDAEVQTPQNELPAADVEVKPERPARKRRWAGS; translated from the exons atggaggacgacgacgagttcggcgacCTCTACACGGACATCGTCCTCCCGACGTCCGAGcccccgaggccgccgccgcccgccgaaaccccgccgcgcgccgccccggccccaaACCCTAATTCCGCGCCAGCCCCCGCGTCGGCCGCGGCAGCGGCGGGcgacgaggaagaagacgacgatgaCTGGCTGCTCGGAGGGGGCGACCCCCTCGCCGGGGTCGACCCCACCACCGACTGGGTCGACGAGGACGACGATGGCGGCGCGCCCCCCGCCGTGAAGCGCGAGGTTGATGCGAAGCCGCCGGCCCCCGCCGCGGAGGATCCCGATCCGCTCATGGGGGTCGGCGCGGACGACCCCGGGGCGGCCATCCCGGGGCTCTCGtcctcggcggcggccggtggtgctGCCGGGAGCGACGACTGGGATAGCGACAGCGAGGACGACCTCCAGATCGTGCTCAACGAGACGGACGGACGCCGGCGGCTCGGGGAGGACGAAGGCGACGACGAGGACGGGGAAGACCTCCTCATCGTCGCCGATGGACCTCACATCCCCGGCATGGAGGAGCAGGAGTGGGTGGAGGACGGGACAGCGGCTGGGCCCGAGGGAGAGAGAAAAGAGGGCGGTGAGCCTGGGAAGACGGGCCCCATGCCTGGCGGGAGGATCGGGTACAGTGGCGGCGGCCCGGGGTTCCACCCGCAGCACCATTCCATGTTCAAG TATGTACGACCTGGCGCTCCAACCGGTGGGGCTCCTAGTGCTCCTGGCCAATTCCGTCCACCTGGACCCCCGGGACCTTTTTCTGGTCGAGGAAGAGGAGACTGGCGGCCTGGTGCTGGCAGGGGCATGAATAAAGGTTTTCATTCAGGCTATGGAATGACTCCATGGGGTGGTTCTGGTCGTGGTTTTGGTGGCGGACTAGATTTCACACTTCCTCCTCACAA GATAATTTTTGATATTGACATTGACACCACATTTGAGGAGAAGCCATGGAAATACCCTGGTGCTGAAATTTCAGACTTCTTCAACTTTGGGCTTGATGAGGAGAAATGGAAAGACTACTGCAAGCAACTG GATCAATCACGATTGGAGTCCACAATGCAATCTAGAATACGGGTGTACGAGAGTGGGCGCTCAGAACAG GACTACGATCCAGATTTGCCACCGGAGCTAGCTGCTGCGGCTGGCCATCATGACGTTTCTGCTGATAATCGGAATAAAGTAGATAATGGACATACAGATTTCAGTGCCCAAGGGAGAGTTCCTACAAGCAACCGACCTGCAGTG ATGACGGGCAGACCTATACAAGTTGAAACTGGTTATGGAGAACGTTTTCCGTCTGCTGATACACGTACAGCTCGAAACCGTGAATCAGATTCTGTTGTTATAGAG ATTGTATGTGAGCCTCCGGCAGATGATCCAGTAGTTGCTGATAGTTCAGTGGATCAGTCTGAGAAGGATTCTCAAGGAGGTAAAAAAAGCAACGGTGTTGAGGAGAGCGAGGTCTATACACCAGAGAAGACGAACAATTCTTCTTATAATTCCTCTCTGGGAAAGGCAGAACATACCAGAAGGTTGCCTGTCTCATCTGAAGGTGATATGCTCACATCAGATGTTCAGGTCCGTTCCCCGCCGAACTACAAAATAAGGGGCTCTCCTTCTCGTGGAGTAAG gttgaaAGGACGCTCTCAGGGTGTAAACCCTAGCCGAGAAGCTGAAAGCTCCAATGAAGTACCTCGCAAAACAACATCCTCAAAGAGACGCCGTGATACCCCGAGAGATAGCAAACCTGTTGATGACTCAGAAACTAAGGATGGCTTAAAACGGTCACCTACTGTTGCTGATGAAACGACAGACAAGCTGAGCACAGAAGATCAATTTGCTGATAATGATGATAGGCTTGCTTTGGTTGATAGTGCTGAAGTGGATGCTGATGATGCTATCTCAGAACCTCACATGGCTAGCGATACGAATGAGGATGATAACGAGGATCATTCTAGTAAAAGGCAGAAGATCATTTCTAAGGTTGAGCAGCCCCCTGGACTCATTAATAGTAGTGATCAAGTCGATTTGAAGACACTGAATAGTGAAAACAGTAGAGGAGTGAGGTCTGGTAGCAGCAAAGATCATCAGAAACGCCTTGAATCTGGTGAAGAAGTTCTGCAAGATAGGCGGTCCAGGCGTGTAAATGATGTGAGAAGGCATCATGATGGAGAAGAACGCGATCCCCGTCGAAAGGACGTGTCTGCTCGAGACGTCAAACCTGAAATAGAAAGGACACATTTGGCTTCTAGAGGTAGGGATGATATCCACCATCCTTACGGGAACAGAGATCGGGACATACGCGGTAAAAGTTTTGATAGGGTAAGAGAGACTGAAATTTTGCAGAGGAGAGAAGACAGCATGCACAACAGAAGAGGCAAGGAGGAAGATTTGAGACTCAACTACAATGCTGAAGTTGGTGCAAGACATAGAAATAAGTTGAGACCTATTGATAGGAATGACAGGGATGAAGATCCTCATCCAAGGAAATTGCTGGATGATGGTGACTGGAGGGGCTCTAGACAAAGAGAGCGTGGTGATATGGTTTTGAATAGTCGTGAAAGTTTAGATGATTCTCATATCAAGAGAAAGAAAGATGAAGAGAACACCAGGAGAATGAAACCTGAGAATGAAGATGCAGTCCACGGTTATAGAGGAAGGGATGATCCAAACAGAAGGAAGAGAGAACGGGATGATGGAATTGATCAGAAAAGAAGAGACGATGGTGTTAGGATGCGGGAGAAGGCTGATGATCGTAGTATTGTGAAGAATAAAGAGGACAGCTTGCGACAGAGAGAAAAGGACGACAGGCAGAGGCCTAAGCATGAAAGCACACTGCTCCTTCAGAGAGAAGAAGGCAGAGGAACTGGTCGGGGTGGACGGGTTATGGATGACAAAATTGTCGGTGGTGGTAGGAAGAAGGATGAATCAAGATCTGCATTGTTGAGCAAAGAAACCCTAGAGCGCAACAAACAAAATGAGCCTGGGAGGAGAGGTCAAGGTGCAGAAGAAAACAGCACACAGAATAAAGGGCGAGCTGATGTGCGTCCACGTGATGACAATCCAAATAACAATGAAAGGAACTCCAGACAAGATAAAATAAACAAGATTCATGACAATAATCGTGTATCTAGCAGTTCTGATGCTCGCCAGGCTAGTAGGGATAAGCCGAGGGAGAGCACAAGAAAGGGCAGAGGCTCTGTGCCAAATGAGCAAGATCTTCACAGATCTAGCAAGAGAAGACGGGAAGACCATGAAAGCCATCGTAGTGGGAAG GTTGAGGCGAAAGGAGGGAGGGAGCAACAAAATGGTAGGGATCATGCTACATCATCCAAAACGAGCAAGAATCCTCAACAACATGATTCATTTGTGAAACAAGGGGAAGAAGAAGCCATGTCAGATGATGAGAACACCGATGATTCAAGAAGGGGTCGGTCTAAGCTGGAGCGATGGACAAGCCACAAAGAGATTGACTATAGTACTATTGATAATGAGACCACACATGCATTTCCTTCCATCAAAGCTGATGTTCAACTCCCCACTGCTGATGCGTCAGGTAAATCTGATGTTCCTGCTATAGTTGTCAGTTCGGACATGAAGAACAGTGGTGATAATGGGCAAGCCTCTGAGATGACGGCTGAAGAGCGTGACCGACATCTAGACACGGTTGAGAGGCTCAAGAGAAGAAGCGAACGATTCAAACTTCCCATGCCTGGCGAGAAGGAGGTACCCCAGAACAAAAAGGTTGATGCTGAAGTGCAGACTCCCCAGAATGAATTGCCTGCTGCTGATGTTGAAGTGAAGCCTGAGCGGCCAGCTCGCAAGAGGAGATGGGCTGGGAGTTGA